Proteins encoded in a region of the Brevefilum fermentans genome:
- a CDS encoding protein-tyrosine phosphatase family protein → MRSLLFSGLTRLPYGLAGTVYRSPLPFSPLFDPRGRVLPAYERHGVDTVVVLNETEELQRLLGQDLLGHYRQLGYDVIHAPAPDFNVFQPEVLKLALKATLAAAEAGRTIAIHCHAGVGRTGILAACLAKTVFGISGEDAVAWLRQFIPEAVEGDLQYRFVLDFSWEAN, encoded by the coding sequence ATGCGATCATTGCTGTTTTCCGGTTTAACCCGACTTCCCTATGGACTGGCAGGGACTGTGTACCGCAGTCCGCTGCCCTTCAGCCCTTTGTTTGACCCGCGGGGGCGGGTTTTACCGGCTTATGAGCGGCACGGGGTGGACACTGTCGTGGTGCTCAATGAGACGGAGGAATTGCAACGCCTGTTGGGGCAGGACCTGCTGGGGCATTATCGGCAGCTTGGATATGATGTGATCCACGCGCCAGCGCCAGATTTTAACGTCTTCCAACCCGAGGTTTTGAAATTGGCGCTTAAAGCGACCCTGGCTGCGGCTGAAGCGGGGCGGACGATCGCGATTCACTGCCATGCGGGCGTTGGGAGGACGGGCATCCTGGCAGCCTGCCTGGCGAAGACCGTCTTCGGCATTTCGGGCGAGGATGCCGTCGCCTGGCTGCGGCAATTTATCCCGGAAGCAGTTGAAGGTGACTTGCAGTACCGGTTCGTGCTGGATTTTTCCTGGGAGGCAAACTAA
- a CDS encoding YfcC family protein — MAESKSGVQISTKAFFQALLIIFALMMLSGILTWVIPSGQYVRVEEPGRGMVIAPDSFSYTDHPGLPVWRWFTAPVEVFFSADGVTIAGVIVFILLVGVAFAVMERSGILSFALAAIVRRFGEKKYTLLLVLTFFFMALGGFFGLLEEVVPLVPIMIVLAYSLGWDSLTGLGMSALATNVGFSMAVFNFFTIGIAQQLAGLPLFSGWAPRVVLFFAVYALLALFLTRHAKKVAADPRRSPVFLEDREEKPRLTADQDLVADRDDPRLKRAAIFMAACFGLVLVLVMLFSWIEGLNALAMPLSGLLFLVGGVGAGLIAGIGKGGWKAAWEGFLGIAPAIPLLMMAASIKLIISSGGILDTMLYVASGRFSGTSPLVSALLIYAVTLVLELFVSSGSAKALMVIPLIMPLADLVGVNRQIAVTAYAFGDGFSNMVYPTNALLLIVLSLTVIPYNKWLKWVLRLWAIVFPLTVIFLALAVAFNYGPF, encoded by the coding sequence ATGGCTGAATCGAAATCCGGTGTACAAATCAGTACCAAAGCCTTTTTTCAGGCGCTGTTGATTATCTTTGCTCTCATGATGCTTTCCGGGATCCTCACCTGGGTGATCCCCTCGGGGCAGTATGTAAGGGTTGAAGAACCCGGCCGCGGCATGGTGATTGCCCCGGACTCCTTCAGTTACACCGACCACCCTGGGCTACCCGTCTGGCGCTGGTTCACCGCCCCGGTTGAGGTGTTCTTCTCTGCCGATGGGGTCACCATTGCGGGCGTGATCGTCTTCATCCTGCTGGTGGGTGTAGCCTTCGCCGTGATGGAGCGTAGCGGCATTCTCAGTTTCGCCTTGGCGGCGATCGTGCGGCGCTTTGGCGAGAAAAAATACACCCTGCTGCTTGTGCTGACTTTTTTCTTCATGGCTCTGGGCGGGTTTTTTGGCTTGCTGGAGGAGGTGGTGCCCCTGGTGCCGATTATGATCGTGCTGGCGTATTCCCTGGGCTGGGATTCGCTCACCGGGCTGGGAATGTCGGCTCTGGCAACAAATGTGGGCTTTTCGATGGCGGTGTTTAACTTCTTTACGATCGGGATTGCGCAGCAACTGGCTGGGCTGCCCTTGTTCTCGGGTTGGGCGCCGCGCGTGGTTTTGTTTTTCGCTGTATATGCGCTTTTGGCGCTATTTCTGACCCGACATGCAAAAAAGGTGGCTGCGGATCCCCGCCGGTCGCCGGTATTCCTCGAGGACCGCGAGGAAAAACCGCGGCTCACTGCAGATCAAGACCTGGTGGCGGACCGGGATGATCCGCGCTTGAAGCGGGCAGCAATTTTCATGGCGGCTTGCTTTGGGCTGGTTCTGGTGCTGGTGATGTTATTCTCGTGGATCGAAGGGCTGAACGCCCTCGCGATGCCGCTTTCGGGGTTGTTATTCCTGGTGGGCGGCGTGGGGGCAGGCTTGATCGCCGGGATTGGCAAGGGCGGCTGGAAGGCAGCCTGGGAGGGATTTCTGGGCATCGCGCCCGCCATCCCACTGTTGATGATGGCTGCCAGTATCAAGCTGATCATCTCTTCTGGCGGTATTCTGGACACCATGTTGTATGTTGCCTCCGGGCGTTTTTCAGGCACGAGCCCCCTGGTTTCAGCGTTGTTGATCTACGCGGTGACGTTGGTGCTGGAGCTGTTTGTCAGCTCGGGTTCAGCCAAGGCGCTGATGGTGATCCCGTTGATCATGCCGCTGGCTGACCTGGTGGGTGTCAACCGGCAGATTGCAGTGACCGCGTATGCCTTTGGAGACGGCTTCTCGAACATGGTTTACCCGACCAATGCCCTGCTGCTGATTGTGCTCAGCCTGACGGTGATACCCTATAATAAATGGCTCAAGTGGGTGCTGCGGCTGTGGGCGATTGTTTTTCCACTGACGGTGATCTTTCTGGCGCTGGCGGTGGCTTTCAATTATGGGCCGTTTTGA
- a CDS encoding helix-turn-helix transcriptional regulator — MTRVLIFKTPDAFGVLEVDAPAERIVHAINRGDWEAYLPGEPGPLYARQQGAVVVVTNSASLQTEDLPKLSRREYQVLVLLGDGLTTAEIALKLGLRPRTVRGYVASMKVRLDAQNIQQLVARAVALGLFRPEI; from the coding sequence ATGACAAGAGTTTTGATCTTTAAAACACCGGACGCCTTCGGTGTTTTGGAGGTGGACGCGCCGGCTGAACGCATTGTCCACGCGATCAATCGTGGCGATTGGGAGGCTTACCTGCCTGGCGAGCCGGGTCCGCTCTATGCCCGGCAGCAGGGTGCAGTGGTGGTCGTGACGAACAGTGCATCGCTGCAGACGGAAGATCTACCCAAACTCAGCCGTCGCGAATACCAGGTGCTGGTGTTGCTGGGTGACGGTCTGACCACGGCTGAGATCGCGCTGAAGTTGGGCTTGCGTCCACGTACGGTGCGCGGTTATGTGGCCAGCATGAAGGTGCGGCTGGATGCGCAAAATATCCAGCAGTTGGTCGCTCGCGCCGTGGCTTTGGGGTTATTCCGGCCAGAGATATGA
- a CDS encoding MDR family MFS transporter, whose amino-acid sequence MLTRLRSDFADTPRQFWLMFFGMMFSTIGTTMIWPFLMIYASETLSLPLATVASLMTINAGTGMVSAILAGPVIDRVGRKWAMVVGLFGAGMGYFLLSRANTYAAFALILGSSGMFGPLYNVGTDAMLADMIPMEKRADAYALLRMAHNVGVAAGPALGGFVLARSYRFGMYGAGAGLIAYGLALLFFARETLPEGVATEKSNLLGQLRGYWTALQDRPFMGLVGAFTLLHMTASMIWVLFSVYLKTQYGISEQVYGWLPTTNALMVVFFQVLVTRMMKKYPDVQVMTWGTVFYVFAPLTIVLSNRFLGFWLAMVIMTVGELVVVPRSSAYAANLAPVDKRGRYMSLYGLTWNVAAGISPVLGGLVSDRIGPRAPWTFGAVIGLLAVLAFRRLKKYQVSKEAAIS is encoded by the coding sequence ATGTTGACTCGTCTACGCAGCGATTTCGCTGATACCCCCCGGCAATTCTGGTTGATGTTTTTTGGGATGATGTTTTCCACCATCGGGACAACGATGATCTGGCCGTTTTTGATGATCTATGCCAGTGAAACCCTGTCGCTGCCCCTGGCAACGGTAGCCAGCCTGATGACGATCAACGCCGGTACGGGGATGGTTTCAGCAATCCTGGCGGGGCCGGTGATCGACCGGGTGGGGCGCAAGTGGGCGATGGTGGTCGGTTTGTTTGGTGCAGGCATGGGGTATTTTCTGCTCAGTCGCGCCAATACCTACGCCGCGTTTGCACTCATCCTGGGGTCCAGTGGGATGTTTGGACCCTTATACAATGTGGGCACAGATGCCATGCTGGCAGACATGATTCCCATGGAAAAACGCGCCGATGCCTATGCCCTGCTCCGCATGGCGCACAATGTTGGTGTGGCGGCAGGGCCGGCGCTGGGCGGGTTTGTTCTTGCCCGCTCGTATCGATTTGGGATGTATGGCGCAGGCGCGGGATTGATCGCTTACGGGCTGGCGCTGCTGTTCTTCGCCCGCGAAACGCTGCCTGAAGGGGTTGCGACGGAAAAATCTAACTTGCTGGGTCAACTGCGCGGCTACTGGACGGCTCTACAGGACCGGCCGTTTATGGGACTGGTGGGCGCGTTCACCCTGCTGCACATGACCGCATCGATGATTTGGGTGCTCTTCTCGGTCTATTTAAAGACGCAATATGGCATCAGCGAACAAGTGTATGGCTGGCTGCCAACAACCAATGCCCTGATGGTGGTCTTCTTCCAGGTGCTGGTGACGCGGATGATGAAGAAATATCCCGATGTGCAGGTGATGACCTGGGGCACCGTCTTTTATGTTTTTGCGCCGTTGACCATTGTGCTTTCGAACCGCTTTTTGGGATTCTGGCTGGCCATGGTGATTATGACCGTGGGGGAACTGGTGGTGGTGCCGCGCTCCAGCGCATATGCCGCAAACCTGGCGCCGGTCGATAAGCGCGGGCGCTATATGAGCCTGTACGGCCTGACCTGGAATGTGGCAGCAGGGATCAGCCCGGTGTTGGGCGGCCTGGTCAGCGATCGGATCGGCCCGAGGGCGCCCTGGACATTCGGCGCGGTGATCGGCTTGCTGGCTGTGCTGGCTTTCCGCCGGTTGAAGAAATACCAGGTCAGCAAAGAGGCTGCGATTTCTTAA
- a CDS encoding ferredoxin yields the protein MRVRVDEDLCLGCGICEGLAPEVFSLANEPFAEVLLDPIPEEYEEVVREAVEECPEEAIIIIEE from the coding sequence ATGAGAGTTAGAGTTGATGAAGATCTGTGCTTAGGCTGTGGTATTTGCGAAGGTCTGGCTCCCGAAGTTTTCAGCTTAGCCAATGAGCCCTTCGCCGAGGTCCTGCTTGACCCGATCCCGGAAGAGTATGAAGAGGTTGTGCGGGAAGCCGTGGAAGAATGCCCGGAAGAAGCCATCATTATCATTGAAGAGTAG
- the murJ gene encoding murein biosynthesis integral membrane protein MurJ, which translates to MNAPTRTSSSANQQIARATGTVMAAFVICNLVGLVRGMVITRAFGTSLEFDSFNAANRIVELLFNLVAGGALGSAFIPMFTGFLAKEDREGAWRLASGVINLVFLILVIISVLAWIFAPQMMSDGLFLLVPESDPVQEALTVQLFRIMLPSVILFGISGLVMSILNAHQNFLIPSLAPALYSLGMIAGTLFLPEAWGIQRLAIGVVLGALLHLLIKIPALWRLPGRAFHAYLGLKNRAVLEVFRLMGPRLLGVAIVQMNFIVNTIIALGQPEGSVSAVVLAFSLMLMPQMAVAQSAAIASLPTFSAQVALGSIDEMRRSLASTLRAIILLSLPASVGLILLRYPLVQLLYQRGEFSARSTEMVAWALLWYAVGLVGHALVEILSRAFYALHDTRTPVTVGVIAMGLNIGLSLGFSAWFAQIGWMPHGGLALANSVATGLESIALVVLIRRKLDGLEGGYVWRGVGVSAAGTALMAAAVLGWRAMVGGGSLVVELFGALGMGVMVYVGLMWVTKVPELRGMARAVMQRIKKSK; encoded by the coding sequence ATGAACGCACCGACCAGAACCTCATCGAGCGCCAACCAGCAAATCGCCCGAGCTACCGGCACGGTGATGGCAGCTTTTGTGATATGCAACCTGGTCGGATTGGTGCGGGGAATGGTGATCACGCGCGCCTTTGGCACCTCGTTGGAATTCGATTCCTTCAATGCAGCCAACCGCATTGTGGAATTGCTGTTCAATCTGGTGGCTGGGGGGGCTTTGGGCTCGGCTTTTATCCCCATGTTCACGGGCTTCCTGGCTAAAGAAGACCGGGAAGGCGCCTGGCGGCTGGCATCGGGTGTCATCAACCTGGTGTTCCTGATTCTGGTCATTATCAGTGTTTTGGCGTGGATCTTCGCGCCGCAGATGATGTCCGACGGGCTGTTTTTGCTGGTGCCAGAGTCGGACCCGGTGCAAGAGGCGCTGACCGTGCAGCTCTTCCGTATTATGCTGCCCTCGGTGATCCTGTTTGGCATCAGCGGGCTGGTAATGAGCATCCTGAACGCCCACCAGAACTTCCTGATCCCCTCGCTGGCGCCGGCATTGTATTCCCTGGGGATGATTGCTGGAACGCTGTTCCTGCCAGAAGCCTGGGGCATTCAGCGCCTGGCGATCGGCGTGGTATTGGGCGCCCTGCTGCATCTGCTGATCAAAATCCCTGCTTTGTGGCGGCTGCCGGGGCGGGCATTCCATGCCTATTTAGGTTTAAAGAACCGCGCCGTGTTGGAGGTGTTCCGGTTGATGGGGCCGCGCTTGCTGGGGGTGGCTATTGTTCAGATGAACTTTATCGTCAACACGATCATCGCATTGGGACAGCCGGAGGGGAGCGTTTCGGCAGTTGTTTTGGCTTTCAGCCTGATGCTGATGCCGCAAATGGCTGTGGCGCAATCCGCGGCAATCGCCTCGTTGCCGACCTTTTCTGCCCAGGTGGCGCTGGGAAGTATCGACGAGATGCGCCGCTCGCTGGCTTCCACGCTGCGGGCGATCATCCTGCTCTCGCTGCCGGCGTCGGTCGGTTTGATCCTGCTGCGCTATCCGCTGGTGCAGCTTTTGTATCAGCGGGGTGAGTTCTCCGCCCGCTCGACGGAGATGGTGGCGTGGGCGTTGTTGTGGTACGCCGTTGGGCTGGTCGGGCATGCGCTGGTGGAGATTCTCTCACGGGCTTTTTATGCCCTGCATGATACGCGCACCCCGGTCACCGTGGGGGTCATCGCCATGGGTTTGAATATCGGTCTCAGCCTGGGATTTTCGGCCTGGTTTGCGCAAATCGGATGGATGCCGCATGGCGGGTTGGCGTTGGCCAACTCGGTAGCGACCGGGTTGGAGTCGATTGCCCTGGTGGTTTTGATCCGCAGGAAGCTGGACGGGTTGGAGGGGGGTTATGTATGGCGCGGCGTGGGCGTCAGCGCGGCGGGAACGGCTTTGATGGCTGCGGCTGTGCTGGGTTGGCGCGCCATGGTCGGTGGAGGGTCGCTCGTTGTGGAGCTGTTTGGCGCGCTGGGGATGGGGGTGATGGTTTATGTGGGGTTGATGTGGGTGACAAAGGTGCCTGAACTGAGGGGGATGGCGAGGGCGGTGATGCAAAGGATAAAGAAAAGCAAATAG
- the truA gene encoding tRNA pseudouridine(38-40) synthase TruA encodes MGTALYKIILAYNGTAFAGFQRQAAARTVQAELETALEKLGWQGSTILAAGRTDAGVHARGQVVSFHLDWKHSPEDLRNALNHYLPKDMAVQFASEAPADFHPRFDAKWRHYRYRIYCQPVRDPLRADFAWRVWPGVQVDRMNAAAADLVGSHDFRAFGSPMTEDGVTIREVFQATWSGDGDEFYFDITANAFLFHMVRRIVFVLVTVGQNQAPTRVVAEGLTRGELALTGLAPSAGLVLEAVGY; translated from the coding sequence ATGGGTACAGCACTTTACAAAATTATTCTTGCTTATAACGGAACAGCATTTGCCGGGTTTCAGCGGCAGGCTGCAGCGCGGACGGTTCAGGCTGAACTGGAAACTGCGTTGGAAAAGCTCGGTTGGCAGGGCAGCACGATTTTGGCTGCCGGAAGAACGGATGCGGGTGTGCACGCCAGGGGACAGGTGGTCAGCTTCCACTTAGACTGGAAGCATTCGCCTGAAGACCTGCGCAACGCCCTGAACCATTACCTGCCCAAGGATATGGCGGTTCAATTCGCCAGCGAGGCGCCAGCGGATTTCCATCCCCGTTTTGATGCCAAATGGCGCCATTACCGCTACCGGATCTACTGTCAACCCGTGCGAGATCCCTTGAGAGCAGACTTTGCCTGGCGGGTTTGGCCCGGGGTGCAGGTTGATCGGATGAACGCCGCTGCGGCAGACCTGGTCGGTTCGCATGATTTCAGGGCTTTTGGCAGTCCAATGACCGAGGATGGCGTGACCATTCGCGAAGTGTTTCAAGCGACCTGGTCGGGTGACGGTGACGAATTTTATTTCGACATTACTGCCAATGCCTTTTTGTTCCACATGGTGCGACGGATCGTGTTTGTCCTGGTGACTGTTGGACAGAACCAGGCGCCGACCCGTGTGGTTGCTGAAGGCTTAACCCGTGGCGAGTTGGCGCTGACAGGGCTGGCTCCGTCCGCGGGCCTGGTGCTGGAAGCCGTTGGATATTAG
- the mazG gene encoding nucleoside triphosphate pyrophosphohydrolase: MTNNEGKGFRTGITLLGLGPGDPASLTRRTWSWLEGIDILYLRTAHHPSVSHLPAHLVIESFDPFYERYDDFESVYEAIVEKILHLGMNTRVTYGVPGHPFVAEATCPEIARRANQVGIPVQVIDGLSFLEPTWRALGVDPFPNTSLADALEIAMRQTPGFPPSSPALIAQIYDRDVAAAVKLTLMTAYPDEHPVFLVHGAGTDAEIVEELPLHEIDKSPHIRLLSSLYVPPLSPQASFEAFQEVIARLRAPDGCPWDREQTHLTLRPFLLEEAYETLDALDREDMVDLEEELGDLLLQILLHAQIAEEQGHFNIHHVIEGIANKLIRRHPHVFSGRAVDGVQGVIRSWEEIKAEERQAHEVGEKSGILDGVPTALPALLQAEHIIERVSRVGFQGLSSLGELDTIREGLEALEASQAKAKQTIFGELLLGLTSLAHRFGIDAESALREALNRFRDRFGMMEAEALATGEKLIDLSTEELSRRWNQTLGAGQEQAAV, from the coding sequence ATGACAAATAATGAGGGCAAAGGGTTTCGAACAGGCATTACCTTGCTGGGATTGGGTCCGGGCGACCCGGCTTCCCTGACGCGCAGAACCTGGTCTTGGCTGGAGGGAATTGACATCCTGTATCTGCGTACGGCACATCATCCCAGCGTCTCTCACCTGCCGGCACATCTGGTCATCGAGAGCTTTGACCCGTTTTACGAGCGCTACGATGATTTTGAATCCGTTTATGAAGCAATTGTTGAGAAAATTCTTCACCTGGGGATGAACACGAGGGTGACTTACGGCGTGCCCGGGCACCCGTTCGTGGCTGAGGCAACTTGCCCTGAAATCGCCCGGCGGGCAAATCAGGTTGGCATCCCCGTGCAGGTGATTGACGGCTTGAGCTTTTTAGAGCCGACCTGGCGTGCCCTGGGGGTGGATCCTTTTCCCAACACAAGCCTGGCAGACGCACTTGAGATCGCCATGCGCCAGACGCCGGGTTTTCCGCCCTCATCGCCGGCTTTGATCGCGCAAATCTATGACCGAGATGTAGCTGCTGCGGTCAAGCTGACCTTGATGACAGCTTACCCGGATGAGCACCCGGTGTTTCTTGTACACGGCGCGGGAACCGATGCTGAGATCGTGGAAGAACTTCCCCTGCATGAAATTGACAAAAGCCCGCATATCCGGCTGCTCAGCTCGTTATACGTTCCGCCGCTCTCACCGCAGGCTTCCTTTGAGGCTTTCCAGGAGGTGATTGCTCGATTGCGGGCGCCCGATGGCTGTCCCTGGGACCGTGAGCAAACGCACCTGACCCTGCGACCCTTTTTGCTGGAGGAGGCTTACGAAACTCTGGACGCGCTGGACCGAGAGGATATGGTCGACCTGGAGGAGGAGTTGGGCGATTTGTTGCTGCAAATCTTGCTTCATGCTCAGATTGCTGAGGAACAAGGTCATTTCAATATCCATCATGTAATTGAAGGCATCGCGAACAAGTTGATCCGGCGGCATCCTCACGTATTTTCGGGTAGGGCTGTAGACGGAGTGCAGGGCGTGATCCGCAGTTGGGAAGAAATCAAAGCCGAGGAACGCCAGGCGCATGAGGTTGGCGAGAAAAGCGGCATCCTCGATGGTGTTCCGACCGCGCTTCCGGCACTCTTACAGGCTGAGCACATCATTGAAAGAGTCAGCCGGGTGGGCTTCCAGGGCTTGTCTTCCCTGGGTGAGTTGGACACCATCCGGGAGGGGCTGGAAGCGTTAGAAGCGTCGCAAGCAAAGGCAAAACAGACGATATTTGGTGAACTTTTGCTGGGGCTGACCAGCCTGGCGCATCGCTTTGGCATTGACGCAGAATCTGCCCTGCGGGAAGCTCTGAATCGCTTTAGAGATCGGTTCGGGATGATGGAAGCAGAGGCGCTGGCGACCGGGGAGAAATTGATCGACCTTTCAACAGAAGAGCTTAGCCGGCGCTGGAACCAGACGCTGGGCGCTGGACAGGAACAGGCGGCAGTATGA
- the rplM gene encoding 50S ribosomal protein L13, which produces MESLIVNKTYVPKGQVEREWLLVDAEGQNLGRLATRIAQLLLGKHRPDYTPGVLMGANVVVINAEKVEVFPTRLESKVYYHHSGYPGGIKEINLKRQFEKFPERVIEKAVWGMIPKNKLGRRQYKNLHVYAGPKHPHYAQQPELID; this is translated from the coding sequence ATGGAGAGTTTGATTGTGAATAAAACATATGTACCTAAAGGTCAAGTTGAGCGAGAGTGGTTGTTGGTGGATGCCGAAGGGCAAAACCTGGGCCGCCTGGCGACAAGGATAGCCCAGTTATTGTTGGGAAAACATCGCCCGGATTACACGCCCGGTGTTCTGATGGGCGCCAATGTGGTGGTGATCAACGCTGAAAAGGTGGAGGTTTTCCCCACCCGCCTGGAGAGTAAGGTGTATTATCACCACTCGGGTTATCCCGGAGGTATTAAAGAAATCAACCTGAAACGCCAGTTCGAAAAGTTTCCCGAAAGGGTGATCGAGAAGGCCGTTTGGGGGATGATTCCCAAGAATAAATTGGGTCGCAGGCAGTATAAGAACCTGCATGTTTATGCAGGGCCGAAGCATCCGCACTATGCACAACAACCCGAATTGATTGATTAA
- the rplQ gene encoding 50S ribosomal protein L17 has product MRHKVKGFRLNRSSGHRTAMRRTMIRQLFEHGRIKTTLPKAKSIQPHAEKLITLARNAQNADEIVGINARRKASAELGNGSRPIVQKLFDDIGPRYVSRNGGYTRILKLGPRLSDGAEMAVIELVED; this is encoded by the coding sequence ATGCGACATAAAGTCAAAGGCTTTCGGCTTAATCGCAGCAGTGGACATCGCACGGCGATGCGACGAACGATGATCAGGCAGCTTTTTGAGCACGGGCGCATCAAAACCACGCTGCCCAAGGCAAAATCGATTCAGCCGCACGCGGAAAAATTAATTACCCTGGCGCGCAACGCTCAAAATGCAGATGAAATCGTCGGTATTAATGCCCGGCGTAAAGCGTCAGCGGAATTAGGAAACGGAAGCCGCCCGATTGTTCAGAAATTATTTGATGATATTGGACCGCGCTATGTCAGCCGGAATGGCGGGTATACCCGGATATTAAAACTGGGACCTCGCCTGAGCGATGGCGCTGAGATGGCGGTCATAGAACTGGTTGAAGATTAA
- a CDS encoding DUF4261 domain-containing protein — MTSIQAYPPTKRPELHLIYASDQLPIPDEAALQRCLDAEGACNLTWVQQDPSKSIGRASLDGHELLIAGLPIPLPPEVIDHTVMVSPWQAQTKAAMRQHRAHISLVYHRGHHDPIEAMIAIYRLACAFANEDLLGIVNTNAWTAHPPADFLKPASIASFRESIPYNLWFGYVRFFTDDPGYWLVTKGHHIFDVPDLAYYVQPAESSDDIIRLFINVFHYLYEEDVFVTAGDTLEVGTSGQQLKFAEVTEWEEVLMGPSGTLVIEKNEA; from the coding sequence ATGACCTCAATCCAGGCTTACCCACCCACCAAACGCCCCGAACTGCATCTGATCTACGCATCCGATCAACTGCCCATTCCCGACGAGGCGGCGTTACAGCGCTGTCTGGACGCTGAGGGCGCCTGCAACCTCACCTGGGTTCAACAAGACCCCAGCAAGAGCATCGGTCGGGCAAGCCTGGATGGTCACGAGCTTTTGATCGCAGGTCTGCCAATCCCCCTGCCCCCTGAAGTGATCGATCACACCGTGATGGTTTCGCCCTGGCAGGCGCAGACCAAAGCCGCCATGCGCCAGCATCGCGCCCATATCAGCCTGGTTTATCACCGGGGGCATCACGACCCCATCGAGGCGATGATCGCCATCTATCGCCTGGCATGCGCCTTTGCCAATGAAGACCTCCTAGGCATCGTCAACACCAATGCCTGGACCGCCCATCCCCCGGCAGACTTCTTGAAGCCCGCCAGCATCGCCAGCTTCCGCGAGTCAATCCCCTACAACCTGTGGTTCGGCTATGTGCGTTTCTTCACCGATGACCCGGGTTACTGGCTGGTGACCAAAGGTCACCACATCTTCGATGTCCCCGACCTGGCTTATTACGTCCAACCCGCCGAAAGTTCGGATGACATCATCCGCTTATTCATCAACGTGTTTCATTATCTATACGAAGAGGATGTGTTTGTCACCGCAGGGGATACCCTCGAGGTTGGCACATCGGGACAGCAATTGAAGTTCGCAGAGGTCACCGAATGGGAGGAGGTGCTGATGGGACCCTCCGGAACCCTGGTTATCGAGAAAAACGAAGCTTAG
- the rpsI gene encoding 30S ribosomal protein S9 has product MDNRYYEGVGRRKQSSARVRVMAGSGVFTVNGKEIEAFFTRMGDALEIVNAFAVANYAKNKYDVSVLVQGGGVTGQRDAVKLGLARALVKMDEELRSPLRQSGYLTRDPRVKERKKPGLKRARKAPTYTKR; this is encoded by the coding sequence ATGGATAATCGCTATTACGAAGGTGTTGGTCGGCGAAAACAGAGTTCTGCGCGTGTACGCGTGATGGCTGGCTCCGGCGTGTTTACCGTCAACGGTAAGGAAATCGAGGCGTTTTTTACCCGCATGGGCGACGCATTGGAAATCGTCAATGCGTTCGCGGTTGCGAACTATGCAAAAAATAAATACGATGTTAGCGTCCTGGTGCAGGGCGGCGGCGTGACCGGTCAGCGAGACGCTGTCAAATTAGGTTTAGCCCGCGCTCTGGTAAAAATGGACGAGGAATTGCGCTCGCCCTTACGCCAAAGCGGCTACCTGACGCGTGATCCACGCGTAAAGGAACGCAAGAAACCCGGCCTCAAACGAGCTCGCAAGGCACCCACCTACACCAAGCGTTAA